The Zonotrichia albicollis isolate bZonAlb1 chromosome 6, bZonAlb1.hap1, whole genome shotgun sequence genome window below encodes:
- the TIMM9 gene encoding mitochondrial import inner membrane translocase subunit Tim9 — MAGQISEADQIKQFKEFLGTYNKLTENCFVDCIKDFTSRDVKPEEITCSENCLQKYLKMTQRISMRFQEYHIQQNEALAAKAGLLSQPR, encoded by the exons ATGGCTGGACAAATATCAGAGGCTGATCAGATCAAGCAG TTCAAGGAGTTTCTTGGCACATACAATAAACTTacagaaaactgctttgtgGATTGCATAAAGGATTTCACTAGCAGAGATGTGAAACCAGAAGAG ATAACATGCTCAGAAAACTGCCTGCAGAAGTATCTGAAGATGACACAGAGGATCTCCATGAGATTCCAGGAGTACCACATCCAGCAGAACGAGGCTCTGGCAGCCAAGGCAGGACTGCTCAGCCAACCTCGctag